In one Trichosurus vulpecula isolate mTriVul1 chromosome 8, mTriVul1.pri, whole genome shotgun sequence genomic region, the following are encoded:
- the LOC118829303 gene encoding transforming protein RhoA-like, protein MSAMRQKLVMVGDGACGKTCLLLVFSKDQFPENYMHTVYENYVADIEVDGKQVELALWDAAGQEGYDRLRPLSYPDTDVILMCFFIDCPDSLENLREKWTPEVKHFCPKVPIIMAGNKKDLRNDEATKLELAKMKQERVKTEEGKELVSRIGPFEYKECSAKNKESVREVFEMATRAALQAKRRRNSKCLVF, encoded by the exons ATGTCTGCCATGCGGCAAAAGTTGGTTATGGTTGGTGATGGTGCATGTGGGAAGAC atgCTTGCTGCTTGTGTTTAGCAAAGACCAATTCCCTGAAAATTATATGCACACAGTGTATGAAAACTATGTGGCAGATATTGAAGTGGATGGAAAACAAGTGGAGCTGGCTTTGTGGGACGCCGCTGGGCAAGAAGGTTATGATCGCCTTAGACCCCTCTCCTACCCAGATACCGATGTTATACTGATGTGTTTTTTCATCGACTGTCCTGATAGTTTGGAAAACCTCCGAGAAAAGTGGACGCCAGAAGTGAAGCATTTCTGTCCCAAGGTACCCATTATCATGGCTGGGAACAAGAAGGATCTTCGGAATGATGAGGCCACCAAACTGGAGCTGGCCAAGATGAAGCAAGAGCGGGTGAAAACTGAAGAAGGCAAAGAGCTGGTTAGTCGGATCGGCCCATTCGAATATAAGGAGTGCTCGGCCAAGAACAAGGAGAGCGTGAGGGAGGTTTTTGAAATGGCTACAAGAGCGGCTTTGCAAGCCAAGCGAAGGAGAAACTCCAAGTGCCTTGTTTTCTGA